A single genomic interval of Lewinellaceae bacterium harbors:
- a CDS encoding M42 family metallopeptidase, whose translation MTLIKKTGLKFLANYLNNASPTGFEAPGQQIWLEYIKPFIDDYHLDNYGTLYGIINPGKDYRVVIEAHADEISWFVNYISEDGFIYVIRNGGSDQTIAPSKRVNIHTANGVVRGVFGWPAIHTRKSGSNELTPKVDNIFIDVGAKNKDEVAEMGIHVGCVITYDDPFEIINKDFYVGRALDNRMGGFCIAEVARLLHENKISLPYTLYVVNAVQEEIGLRGAEMIANTIKPHVALVTDVTHDTNTPMIEKKSQGDVKLGKGPAVTYGPAVHNKLLDLVIKTAEKKKIPIQRCAASRSTGTDTDAFAYSNGGVPSTLISLPLRYMHTTVEMAHREDVENVIRLMYESLQVIKSGQSFKYF comes from the coding sequence ATGACACTGATCAAAAAGACAGGTTTAAAGTTTCTGGCAAATTATCTGAACAACGCTTCACCCACCGGATTTGAAGCGCCTGGTCAACAAATATGGTTGGAGTACATCAAGCCTTTCATTGACGATTATCATCTGGATAATTACGGCACTCTGTATGGCATCATCAACCCCGGTAAAGACTACCGGGTAGTGATCGAGGCACATGCCGATGAGATATCCTGGTTTGTAAACTATATTTCCGAAGATGGTTTTATCTACGTCATTCGTAATGGTGGATCGGATCAGACCATTGCGCCGTCGAAAAGGGTAAATATCCATACCGCTAATGGGGTGGTTCGTGGCGTTTTCGGATGGCCGGCGATCCATACCCGAAAGAGTGGAAGTAATGAGCTGACACCCAAGGTGGACAACATATTTATAGATGTAGGAGCGAAAAATAAAGATGAAGTGGCCGAAATGGGAATTCACGTCGGCTGTGTCATTACCTATGACGATCCATTTGAAATCATCAACAAGGATTTTTATGTAGGACGTGCTCTGGATAACCGGATGGGAGGATTCTGTATCGCCGAAGTTGCCCGTCTGCTCCATGAAAACAAGATCAGCCTGCCTTATACCCTGTATGTGGTCAATGCAGTACAGGAAGAAATCGGGTTACGTGGTGCCGAGATGATTGCCAATACCATCAAACCACACGTGGCGCTGGTCACGGATGTCACCCATGATACGAATACACCGATGATCGAAAAGAAGTCCCAGGGTGACGTAAAGCTGGGAAAAGGACCTGCGGTAACCTATGGCCCCGCAGTGCACAACAAGTTACTTGACCTGGTCATCAAAACTGCAGAAAAGAAAAAGATCCCGATCCAGCGTTGCGCTGCGTCCAGATCCACCGGTACGGATACCGATGCATTCGCCTATTCCAATGGCGGTGTTCCTTCAACTCTGATATCCCTACCCTTGCGATACATGCATA